The segment CCATGTAATTGAATATCCCGAAGAAAGCGAAAGATTTGCAAAAAATTAGATTTACCCGAAGCATTAGCACCAATAACCACATTAAAATCTTTTAGCTTCACCTCACAATCATCAAAACTCTTAAAATTAGCAACTTTAACTCGTTCAAACTTCATAGGATTAAACCTTTTACAATTGATTAATTCAATAAATTATCCAAATTCCTATTGATCCTAGACACCTACTTTGTTGTTGTGATAGCTTTCGTAGCTCAATCTTTGTTGCATTCTTACTTGAAATGACTATAACACCATTGACCTTAACAAGAAACGTCTCTTTATTCTCTTTCTGCGTCTCTGCGTGAAATTTATCACGCACTAGATTTGTAGAGTGGGCATTATCCACCCTGACACTACCGAGACAGCCTCTAATGTCCCCCCGCCAAAAAAAATTTGAGAATCTAAAAGAAATGTAACGAAATGCAAAGTATAATGAGTAGGACTGTAAATACACACCTACCAAGACGAGAAAATTATCGATGCGAGTTGCGATCGCCGGAGCCGGACTAGCTGGACTATCTTGTGGAAAATACCTCGTAGATGCGGGACACACCCCCATTATCCTAGAACGTCGAGACGTATTAGGGGGCAAAGTGGCCGCCTGGAAAGATGAAGACGGAGACTGGTACGAAACAGGACTTCATATCTTTTTTGGGGCCTACCCCAATATGCTGCAATTATTCAAAGAATTAGGCATTGAAGATCGCCTACAGTGGAAAGAACATTCCATGATCTTCAACCAACCCGACAACCCTGGAACCTATTCTCGCTTTGACTTTCCCGATATTCCCGCCCCCATCAACGGAATTGTCGCTATTCTGGGCAATAACGATATGCTCACCTGGGAAGAAAAAATCAAATTCGGGTTAGGGTTAATTCCCGCGATAGTACGAGGACAAAGCTACGTCGAAGAGATGGATCGCTATTCTTGGTCTGAATGGCTCAAAAAACAGAATATTCCTGCCAGAGTTGAGAAAGAAGTCTTTATTGCTATGTCCAAAGCGTTAAACTTCATCAACCCTGACGAAATCTCCGCTACTATCCTCTTAACTGCCCTAAACCGTTTTTTACAGGAGAAAAACGGCTCAAAAATGGCCTTTCTCGATGGTTCTCCTACCGAAAGACTCTGCCAACCCCTAGTAGACTACATTACCGAACGAGGAGGGGAAGTCAGATTAAATGCTCCCTTAAAAGAAATTCTCCTCAACGACGATAACACCGTCAAAGGATTTTTATTACGCGGACTTGATGGGAAACCCGATGAAGTCTTTGAAGCGGACTTATATCTGTCTGCTATGCCCGTTGACCCCCTTAAGGTATTATTACCTCAACCCTGGAAAGAACTAGGCTTCGCTAAGCAATTAGAGGGCTTAGAAGGGGTTCCTGTGATTAACCTACACCTCTGGTTTGATCGCAAACTAACCGACATCGATCACCTGCTGTTTTCCCGTTCCGACCTCCTCAGCGTCTACGCGGATATGAGCAACACCTGCAAGGAATACGCCAACCCCGATCGCTCCATGTTAGAGTTAGTTCTAGCCCCGGCCCAAGACTGGATCAGCCAGTCCGATGAAGCCATTATCGCGGCAACCATGGCAGAACTAGAGAAACTCTTCCCACAACACTTTAAAACCGAAAATCCAGCTAAATTACTCAAATACCACGTCGTAAAAACGCCCCGTTCGGTTTATAAAGCTACCCCAGGACGGCAGGCCTACCGACCCGATCAACGCACTCCCGTCTCCAATTTTTACCTCGCGGGAGACTATACCATGCAGCAATACCTCGGCAGCATGGAAGGGGCGGTACTCTCAGGGAAATTGGCCGCAAGAGCGATCGCTGAAGATTATCCCCCCAATACGGTCATCCCAGGATCTCAGGCGCAAAAAGAAGCGTCTTTAGTTTAACCTTGATATCAGCCATTTTGCAGATCCTTAAAAGATCTTCCTTCAATAAAGTGACTAAACGCTCATTGAATGCGACAATGCTAAATGGCTGATGGTCAATCAATCCTTCCCCAAACCCTATAGACACTCATTCTGCCTGCGCTGAATGCTGCAACTGCCTAAACCACCCCAACCCCAAAAAAACCTCACCTCTGTTGATGAGGCCTACGAACTCTGTCGCCAAATTACAGCGAAGTATTCCAAAACCTTCTATTTGGGAACTGCGCTGATGCCCCCCGAAAAGCGTCAAGCGATCTGGGCTATCTATGTTTGGTGTCGTCGGACGGATGAATTAGTCGATGGGCCGCAAGCCCAATTTACGACCCTCGAAACCCTGCAAGAATGGGAAGATCACCTAGAAATGGTCTTTTCTGGTCATCCCCTCGATGATCTCGATGTCGCTTTAGTCGATACCCTAGAACGTTTTCCTATCAAAATTGACCCGTTTCGGGACATGATCGCTGGACAGAGGATGGATCTCTATCGCAGTCGCTATGAAACCTTTGAGGAACTGAAACTCTACTGTTACCGTGTGGCTGGAACCGTAGGGTTAATGTCCAATGCGGTGATCGGGGTTGATGGAGATGGATCACGAGTTCCTTGGAGAAGTCATCGAGACCATTATATCCCCGAAGAAGAAGCGATCGCTTTGGGTATTGCCAACCAATTAACCAATATTCTGCGGGATGTGGGGGAAGATGCCCAACGCGGACGGATTTATTTGCCTTTAGAAGATTTAGAACGCTTTAATTATAGCCAAGAAGACTTGTTTAAGGGGGTTATTGATGACCGTTGGCGTGAGTTGATGCGTTTTCAGATTGAACGAGCTCGTCACTATTATCGGGAGTCTGAACGGGGTATTTGTCATCTTTGTCGAGATTCTCGTTGGCCGGTTTGGTCGGCTTTGATGCTTTATCAGGGGATTTTGGATGTCATCGAAGCGAATAATTATGATGTGTTTAAAAAACGCGCTTTTGTTCCCACTGCCAAGAAAATGCTCTATCTTCCGGTAGCTTGGTTGCGGGCTCAGGTTCTTTAATCACCACCGTAGGGGCTTAATATTATTAAGCCCTTATGAATCCTTCGCTTCTCTTAAGTTATGGATATGGATTAATTTGATTATATCTTAGGTTTAAATAATTTGTAGCCCGGACATCTTGTTTGTTAATTGCTTTGGATTTGTTGTGTTGGGTTTCGCGGTTCAACCCAACCTACTGACCTCTTTTTTTTCTGTCACAATGGCAGATTTAGGAACAATAACTACATCTATTGATTCTCCTTCAGCATCAAAAATCTCTAAAACATAACCTTCTTCTCCTCTAGTGGGATGGGGAACGGTATCAACAAGAATTGCTAAATCTCCTTTTTTGAGATTGTATTCTGGAAAATCGCAGTTTAAGGAAACTTCTTGATAGAGTTTAGTCATTTTGTGTTTTCTCCTTGTTAGGTTTAAGGGTAATAAATTGAAACTGATTGTCAATTTTGCGCTGTAACCAAATTGTAATTACTGATAAATTTCGTCGATTAATACCGATTAACTCTCCTGAAACTTTATAGAAAATACCGTACTCATTTTCTCCGTCTTTGATACCTCTGTTGGTTTGAATTAACTCATAAATAGCTATTTTTAATTGTTCTGGATTATCTTGAGTAAATCCTGCTTGAGATAGATATTGAGATTTATCGTTCTTTGTTTTGTATTTTAATAAATATTCAGTTAGTTTGGCTTGAGGGATAATTGCATTAGGTGGAATTTGCATTAATTCGGGGTAATAAAATTAAAACTTTTTAGTTTAACTATCCTCTTTAAGTTTAGTTTCTACTGCTTGAATCATCGCTGCAAATTCTGATTCGCGGTGTAAGTCGGGGGTGAGGGTATTCATGTCTTTTACCGAATAATCTCAATTCCTTTATGTGCAAATGCTTGGACGAGTTGATTAGCCATTTCGTTGCTGTCTTCTTGCCAGTTATAGGAGATGTAAACTTGTGGTTGTGTCATTAGTTTTTGAGGTTGATAATATTTGAGTTTATCTTGGATGGTGGAGATGGCAGAATATGCCTGATAGAAGGTATCTCCGTTATTAGCGGTGACAAAATTAGGATTTTTTAAGGCGTTGAATAAGGACGTTAGGGTTGATTCTGTGGCAATATTAGCCAAAGCCTCTGCTGCTTCACTACGAATGTACTTATCAGAGTGTTTTACTAAAGCGTCGAATAACATACGAATGGCTACTTCTGAGGGCAATTCGTTAATACCATCAAACAATAATAATAAGGTAAAATCATTATTTTCAAGCAGGAATATTTCTAGGGTATTACTATCAATAATTAAGTCGTGGCGTTGCAGAAATTGTAAAATAAGATCGAGGATTGAAGTTTGATAGTAACGTAGTTCGATTAGAATAGGGATTGATTTTTCCTGATTCTCCTTAATAAGCGTGGAGTTAATGTTAGATTTTTGAGCAAAAAATGATTGTAAATTTTTAGATTCCTCTAACAATAAACGCGCTAATGCTGTTGATTTTCCTGAACCTGGACGACCCCTGAATAGGATATGATTAGGAGCATACTTGCGTAAACCTTCTAATACCGTAAATCGTTCCGTTTTTTCTGCTCTTTCGTCTGGTTTCTCCCGTTCTTTCTTAATTTCCTAAACCCACAAATCCGTTAACAAAGGCCGCGTTTTCGGTAAGCGTGTCTTTCCCTCTACGTCTGTTAGGGTGTAAACGTCCCACCATTGTGCGTACTTGGTACAGATTGATTCGAGATAGGGAGTCCAGTCAATCATTTAGGATCTTAGTCAATTTCAGTGGGAATCCAGATTGATTTTGCTAACATCCTTATGATTATATTTCATCTAAATTTTGTGCGTTACGACGGATTGTTTAATGTTAGTCATAGCAAAGATTATAGCCGTCTAACGCACCCTACAGGGATTATTATTACTTCCCTTTTTGTTGATTTTTGGCTTGTTCTAAAGCGATTTCTTTCATTGCCTCGAAGGAACTACGGTTAGATGTCCCTTCAATAGCTTTAACCGCTAAATCTTGAACTTGTTTTAGGGATGCTTCGAGTTGTTGGGTTAAACTTTGAATCCTCACTTCTTGATTGTTTAAAGTTTGTTCTAACGCTGCAATTCGTAACTGGTAATTTTGCTTTTCTCCTTCAATTTCTTTATTTCGTAAATCGGCTTTTATTTTTGCCTGATAGATACCAATTCCTTTGCCTTGTTCTTTTGCTTGCTTAATTTTACTGTCTAATTCTTGTTCTAAGTTGTCAGCTTTAAGCTTGACTTCTTGATAGTCTTTTTCCCGTTTAGCAATGCTTTCTTCCCGTTCTTTCCATTGTTTTTCTTGACTACTTTTAATGTCTGCTAATTCTTGATACAATGCTTTTTTTTGTTGTTCATAGGTTTCCTGATCTAAATTTCTTTCTAATTGCAAATTGTACTGATATTCTTCTTCATCCCGTTGTTTTGTTTTCAGATGGTTTTGATCTCTTTCTTGAGTTTCAATCTGATGAGTTTCTTTTTCCTTTACCCAAGCTTTTTGTAATTCCTCTACCTGTTTTTCTAAGGTGTTTTTTTGTTGATTGAGTTCTTCTTGAAAGGTTTTAGAACTCGCTTCATAGGATTGAATTAGGGTGTCTAATGTATCATCCTCAACGGTTTCTAAGTCGTGTAATTCATTTAATTGTTCTAATTCTTCGGTAAAGATATCCTGTAAGTCTTCTAAGCTAGAAGCTTCGGTAATCAATTGCTCAGATAAATTACTGACAGCACTCCCGAAATTAGTTTGTAATTTTTCGAGATTTTCAATAATCAGAATAATGTTATTATCAACATAAATTGGCGTTTTCATAGGTTTATTTTCCGCTTGAGTTTTAGGGGTTTCTTGGGGTTGA is part of the Rippkaea orientalis PCC 8801 genome and harbors:
- the pds gene encoding 15-cis-phytoene desaturase, giving the protein MRVAIAGAGLAGLSCGKYLVDAGHTPIILERRDVLGGKVAAWKDEDGDWYETGLHIFFGAYPNMLQLFKELGIEDRLQWKEHSMIFNQPDNPGTYSRFDFPDIPAPINGIVAILGNNDMLTWEEKIKFGLGLIPAIVRGQSYVEEMDRYSWSEWLKKQNIPARVEKEVFIAMSKALNFINPDEISATILLTALNRFLQEKNGSKMAFLDGSPTERLCQPLVDYITERGGEVRLNAPLKEILLNDDNTVKGFLLRGLDGKPDEVFEADLYLSAMPVDPLKVLLPQPWKELGFAKQLEGLEGVPVINLHLWFDRKLTDIDHLLFSRSDLLSVYADMSNTCKEYANPDRSMLELVLAPAQDWISQSDEAIIAATMAELEKLFPQHFKTENPAKLLKYHVVKTPRSVYKATPGRQAYRPDQRTPVSNFYLAGDYTMQQYLGSMEGAVLSGKLAARAIAEDYPPNTVIPGSQAQKEASLV
- the crtB gene encoding 15-cis-phytoene synthase CrtB; this translates as MLQLPKPPQPQKNLTSVDEAYELCRQITAKYSKTFYLGTALMPPEKRQAIWAIYVWCRRTDELVDGPQAQFTTLETLQEWEDHLEMVFSGHPLDDLDVALVDTLERFPIKIDPFRDMIAGQRMDLYRSRYETFEELKLYCYRVAGTVGLMSNAVIGVDGDGSRVPWRSHRDHYIPEEEAIALGIANQLTNILRDVGEDAQRGRIYLPLEDLERFNYSQEDLFKGVIDDRWRELMRFQIERARHYYRESERGICHLCRDSRWPVWSALMLYQGILDVIEANNYDVFKKRAFVPTAKKMLYLPVAWLRAQVL
- a CDS encoding DUF4926 domain-containing protein translates to MTKLYQEVSLNCDFPEYNLKKGDLAILVDTVPHPTRGEEGYVLEIFDAEGESIDVVIVPKSAIVTEKKEVSRLG
- a CDS encoding DUF6883 domain-containing protein gives rise to the protein MQIPPNAIIPQAKLTEYLLKYKTKNDKSQYLSQAGFTQDNPEQLKIAIYELIQTNRGIKDGENEYGIFYKVSGELIGINRRNLSVITIWLQRKIDNQFQFITLKPNKEKTQND